The following coding sequences lie in one Onychomys torridus chromosome X, mOncTor1.1, whole genome shotgun sequence genomic window:
- the LOC118573689 gene encoding 60S ribosomal protein L39-like codes for MSSHKTFRIKRFLANKQKQNCPIPQWIWMKTGNKIRYNSKRRYCRRTKLFL; via the coding sequence ATGTCTTCTCACAAGACTTTCAGAATCAAGAGATTCCTGgccaacaaacaaaagcaaaattgtcCTATTCCTCAGTGGATTTGGATGAAAACTGGTAACAAAATAAGGTACAACTCTAAGAGAAGATACTGTAGGAGAACAAAGCTGTTTCTATAA